In a single window of the Campylobacter concisus genome:
- a CDS encoding TonB-dependent receptor domain-containing protein — protein sequence MLGAEETIDLAPVTVSAKIQKSVLDEPTKAQIVGKGAILENGDIAKSLLNLSGFTMERKGGGGSEVYYRSQTAARLPVLIDGSTLNGGCGMRMDTPITYISAQNYSSVRIVKGPQDVRYGALISGGIFFDREIARLSKPSFGGNVSVLGGSFRRFETAADVAAGNELGSLEISGGHYQSGDYKSGDGQKMHTHYKRNSVSLVGTLTPTETTALQLSADLGNGEAAYADRMRDGVQFDRKSFGLKFEQDVGEHRIRLSSYYHQIDHIMDNFTMRPVVPGTGRGKGYSISHPIRDMYGFKLEGELNFDNLTSFIGAGYSQDSFKWRGAGTGGAGVSKAEMDAALSKPHVKQRKVTYKTIYTQNEYVLENDYGLFGGLRLDVGERKQLLTHKSRSENLFSGFFRYEKYLQNLTLYAGLGHAQRLPDHWETNKDDNLKLNKERNTQLDFGTVLKDKNYELNANFFVSKMDDYIMIKYSPMGMSSNVFNTDALLYGGEIEGDTLLADIFRLGAGVSYVYGKVTKNAGGLKDGDALPKVSPLTFKLSAGLEKPDWFVKADFYANASQNRAQKGYGDVGGMDLGKSDSFWTLGLSAGYKYKNYQFLLAAENLNDAKYAYHNSKGGYGGGIAGYETIPNGTRLYEPGRSFWAKFKVHF from the coding sequence ATGCTTGGTGCTGAAGAAACGATAGACTTGGCTCCGGTTACCGTTTCCGCAAAGATACAAAAGTCCGTTCTTGACGAACCGACAAAGGCTCAAATAGTAGGCAAAGGCGCGATATTAGAAAACGGCGACATCGCTAAATCGCTTTTAAATTTGAGCGGCTTTACTATGGAGCGCAAGGGCGGAGGCGGCAGCGAGGTTTATTACCGCTCGCAGACGGCGGCTAGACTGCCGGTGCTAATCGACGGTAGCACGCTAAACGGCGGTTGCGGTATGCGCATGGATACGCCAATCACTTACATCTCGGCTCAAAACTACAGCTCGGTTCGCATCGTAAAAGGCCCGCAAGACGTCAGATACGGCGCGCTCATTAGTGGCGGTATATTTTTCGATAGAGAGATAGCAAGGCTATCAAAACCGAGCTTCGGAGGAAACGTAAGCGTGCTGGGCGGCAGTTTTAGAAGATTTGAAACTGCTGCAGACGTAGCGGCGGGCAACGAGCTGGGCAGCTTAGAAATTTCCGGCGGACACTACCAGAGCGGCGATTATAAAAGCGGCGACGGACAGAAAATGCATACGCACTATAAACGCAACAGCGTTTCGCTCGTGGGTACGCTAACGCCCACGGAAACTACTGCATTGCAGCTAAGCGCGGACCTGGGTAATGGAGAAGCGGCGTATGCCGACAGGATGAGGGACGGCGTGCAGTTTGACCGCAAGTCTTTCGGACTAAAATTTGAACAAGACGTCGGTGAGCACAGGATTAGACTAAGCTCGTACTATCATCAAATCGATCACATAATGGACAACTTCACCATGCGTCCGGTGGTACCGGGCACGGGGCGCGGCAAGGGATATAGCATCAGTCACCCGATACGCGATATGTACGGCTTTAAGCTAGAAGGCGAGTTAAATTTCGATAATCTAACCAGCTTCATCGGCGCCGGTTATTCGCAAGACTCCTTTAAGTGGCGAGGCGCCGGAACGGGCGGAGCCGGCGTATCTAAAGCCGAAATGGACGCCGCCCTATCAAAGCCGCATGTAAAACAGCGCAAGGTAACGTATAAAACTATATACACTCAAAATGAATACGTCCTTGAAAACGACTACGGACTTTTCGGCGGTCTTAGGCTAGACGTCGGCGAAAGAAAGCAGCTACTAACGCATAAAAGTAGGAGCGAAAATTTATTCTCCGGCTTTTTTAGATACGAAAAATATCTGCAAAATTTAACGCTTTATGCGGGACTAGGTCATGCGCAGAGGTTACCGGATCACTGGGAAACGAATAAAGACGACAATCTCAAGCTAAATAAAGAAAGAAACACTCAGCTTGACTTCGGTACCGTGCTAAAAGACAAAAACTACGAGCTAAACGCGAATTTCTTCGTCTCGAAGATGGATGATTACATAATGATAAAATATAGTCCTATGGGCATGTCATCAAACGTATTTAATACCGATGCCTTACTATACGGCGGCGAAATCGAGGGCGATACGCTACTGGCTGATATATTTAGACTGGGTGCCGGCGTATCCTACGTCTACGGCAAGGTGACTAAAAACGCGGGCGGCCTAAAAGACGGCGACGCGCTGCCTAAGGTTTCTCCCCTAACGTTTAAACTAAGCGCCGGCCTAGAAAAGCCAGACTGGTTCGTCAAAGCCGACTTCTACGCTAACGCGTCGCAAAACCGCGCGCAAAAAGGCTACGGCGATGTGGGCGGCATGGACCTGGGCAAGAGCGATAGCTTTTGGACGCTGGGGCTAAGCGCGGGCTATAAATACAAAAATTATCAATTCTTGCTAGCGGCGGAAAACCTAAACGACGCCAAATACGCCTATCATAATTCAAAAGGCGGCTACGGTGGTGGTATCGCAGGATACGAGACTATCCCAAACGGTACGAGGCTTTATGAGCCGGGCAGAAGCTTTTGGGCGAAATTTAAAGTGCATTTTTAG
- the recJ gene encoding single-stranded-DNA-specific exonuclease RecJ, with amino-acid sequence MLNKEDIRNLLAHRFCNDIHKKISEIPTPSALKDIYKGANRIKEAIEKNERIAIVGDYDVDGVVSSVILAEFFDDLGVKDYLVKIPNRFKDGYGLNPEIIDELSADVSLIITVDNGISANDAAIICKEKGIDLIITDHHMPPAILPEAYAIINPKQEDCNFPNIEICGAEVAWYLVGALKDVFGLNYDMSKFLELLAIAIIADMMELRDMNRMLVRLGICKLNASKRSAFHAIKEFYGKEKFECDDISFLIAPLINSAGRMDDAMNSFNFLRAKSIEEAYNYLDTIIEFNNSRKEEERQLFECSLKDVKEDDEVIITWGEQWHEGVIGIVASRLAKHFAKPAIVFSIDKGRAKGSARGIGKLDILSLIASHENLLTSYGGHKGAAGLTLVPENLVKFKEAINKSCSCLNMQECKSSDELLGDIMPSEIDFELLEILEFYEPYGQKNPRPVFKIKNALVKNERLIGRDQNHLKLILQKDNKTLEALFFNFTRHARVGEMIDIIFCISKNSFRGLVTPQLLIKEIL; translated from the coding sequence ATGCTAAATAAAGAGGATATAAGGAATTTACTAGCGCATAGATTTTGTAACGACATACATAAAAAAATTAGTGAAATTCCGACACCAAGTGCCTTAAAGGATATATACAAAGGCGCTAATCGCATAAAAGAAGCGATCGAGAAAAACGAGCGCATAGCCATTGTGGGCGATTATGATGTTGATGGTGTTGTTTCGAGCGTAATTTTGGCTGAGTTTTTTGATGATCTTGGCGTGAAAGACTACCTAGTAAAAATTCCAAATAGATTTAAAGACGGATATGGGCTAAATCCTGAGATAATAGACGAACTCTCAGCTGATGTAAGCTTGATTATCACCGTTGATAACGGCATCTCTGCAAACGATGCGGCCATTATCTGTAAAGAAAAAGGCATCGATCTTATCATTACTGATCATCACATGCCACCAGCCATTCTCCCAGAAGCTTATGCGATCATCAATCCAAAACAAGAAGACTGCAACTTCCCAAATATCGAAATTTGTGGTGCTGAGGTTGCTTGGTATTTGGTTGGAGCGTTAAAGGATGTTTTTGGGCTAAATTACGATATGAGCAAATTTCTAGAGCTTTTAGCTATCGCGATAATCGCTGATATGATGGAGCTAAGAGATATGAATAGAATGCTTGTTCGCCTTGGTATTTGTAAGTTAAATGCGTCTAAGCGTTCCGCATTTCATGCTATAAAAGAGTTTTATGGTAAGGAAAAATTTGAGTGCGATGATATTAGCTTTCTTATAGCTCCGCTTATAAATTCAGCCGGACGCATGGACGATGCGATGAATTCATTTAACTTCTTGCGCGCAAAGAGCATCGAAGAGGCTTACAACTACCTTGATACGATCATTGAATTTAACAACTCCAGAAAAGAGGAGGAGCGCCAACTCTTTGAGTGCTCGCTAAAGGACGTAAAAGAGGACGATGAAGTCATCATCACTTGGGGCGAGCAGTGGCACGAGGGTGTGATAGGCATCGTAGCTAGCCGCCTAGCAAAGCACTTTGCAAAGCCAGCTATTGTCTTTAGCATCGATAAAGGCCGTGCAAAAGGTAGTGCTAGAGGTATTGGTAAGCTTGATATCTTATCTCTTATAGCAAGCCACGAAAATTTACTAACAAGCTACGGCGGTCACAAAGGAGCGGCTGGACTTACACTTGTGCCTGAAAATTTGGTGAAATTTAAAGAAGCGATAAATAAAAGCTGCTCATGTCTAAATATGCAAGAGTGCAAAAGTTCGGACGAGCTACTTGGCGATATAATGCCAAGCGAGATAGACTTTGAGCTGCTTGAAATTTTAGAATTTTATGAGCCATACGGACAGAAAAATCCTCGCCCAGTCTTTAAGATAAAAAATGCTCTTGTTAAAAACGAAAGACTTATAGGTAGAGATCAAAATCACCTAAAGCTCATCTTGCAAAAGGATAATAAAACACTTGAGGCTCTATTTTTTAACTTTACAAGACATGCTAGAGTTGGCGAGATGATAGATATTATCTTTTGTATATCAAAAAATTCATTCCGCGGACTTGTTACTCCACAGCTACTCATAAAAGAGATTTTATAA
- a CDS encoding NAD(P)H-dependent oxidoreductase — translation MKTLIILAHPDIQNSVINKRLLQEALKEPQRFSVHDLTRVYGGGDIDAAREQELIRAHDALVLQFPLHNFSCPPILKSWIDAVMTHGFAYGRGSDGIAGRKVALAVTAGIKKSDYRPQGRYHFSLREVLTPFELAFKYYFHADYRDFFAFYGAEETPGVDYISNDSEIERGAIEYAEFLRNLE, via the coding sequence ATGAAAACTCTAATCATCTTAGCCCACCCTGATATCCAAAACTCGGTCATAAACAAACGCCTGCTACAAGAGGCTCTCAAAGAGCCGCAGCGCTTTAGCGTTCATGATTTGACGCGGGTTTACGGGGGCGGTGACATCGACGCCGCGCGCGAGCAAGAGCTCATCAGGGCCCACGACGCCCTCGTTTTGCAGTTTCCGCTTCATAACTTCTCCTGCCCTCCGATTTTAAAATCGTGGATCGATGCAGTGATGACGCACGGCTTTGCCTATGGACGCGGCTCGGACGGCATAGCGGGCCGCAAGGTTGCGCTAGCCGTGACTGCAGGCATCAAAAAGAGCGACTACCGCCCGCAAGGACGCTATCATTTTAGCTTGCGCGAGGTTCTTACGCCGTTTGAGCTTGCGTTTAAATACTATTTTCACGCCGATTACCGCGATTTTTTCGCATTTTACGGCGCCGAGGAGACTCCGGGCGTGGACTACATATCAAACGACAGCGAAATAGAACGCGGCGCTATAGAATACGCGGAGTTTTTGAGAAATTTGGAATAA
- a CDS encoding CTP synthase, translated as MAKETKYIFITGGVLSSLGKGIAAASIATLLKNSGLKVSVLKADPYINVDPGTMSPLEHGEVFVTDDGAETDLDLGHYERFLDESLSQDNNFTTGRVYSSVIEKERRGDYLGKTIQVIPHIVGEIVDRIKKAGEGKDVLIVEIGGTVGDIEGLPFLEAIRALRVEVGKKRALNIHLTLVPFIKVAGELKTKPTQHSVGELRRIGITPDIIICRSEMPLNRELKDKIAASCGVEKNCVIESLDSASIYQIPLSFLKQDILTPIAENLGFNELKPDMAKWDSLVKRIIAPTNETTIAFVGKYIDLKESYKSLTEGIIHAGANLDARVNLRWIDSEKIEENNVNELLKDVDGILVAGGFGERGVLGKMQAIKFARENKIPYLGICLGMQLALIEFARDVLGLEDANSMEFDKECKNPIIYLIDSFIDAHGKKQIRTHTSPLGGTMRLGAYNCDIKPKTLLAEIYGNAKSVKERHRHRYEANPKYKEIFEKNGLLVSGESDGLIEAIELKGHPWFVGVQCHPEFTSRLTKPNPVILGFIKASLENVKS; from the coding sequence ATGGCAAAAGAGACGAAGTACATTTTTATCACAGGTGGAGTTTTAAGCTCACTTGGAAAAGGCATCGCAGCTGCGTCTATCGCGACTCTTTTAAAAAATTCCGGACTAAAAGTAAGTGTTTTAAAAGCTGATCCATATATCAACGTAGATCCTGGCACGATGAGCCCGCTTGAGCACGGAGAAGTCTTTGTCACAGACGATGGCGCTGAAACAGATCTAGACCTTGGTCACTACGAGAGATTTTTAGATGAGAGCCTAAGTCAGGATAATAACTTCACAACAGGTAGAGTTTATAGCTCGGTTATCGAAAAAGAGCGCCGTGGTGACTATCTTGGAAAGACTATACAAGTGATCCCTCACATCGTTGGCGAGATCGTTGATCGTATCAAAAAAGCAGGCGAGGGCAAAGATGTACTCATCGTTGAGATCGGCGGAACCGTTGGCGATATCGAGGGCTTGCCATTTTTAGAGGCGATAAGAGCGCTAAGAGTAGAAGTTGGTAAAAAAAGAGCGCTAAATATCCACCTAACGCTTGTGCCATTTATCAAAGTAGCTGGCGAGCTAAAAACAAAGCCAACCCAGCATAGCGTAGGCGAGCTAAGACGTATAGGTATAACGCCAGATATCATCATCTGCAGATCTGAAATGCCACTAAACCGCGAGCTAAAAGATAAGATCGCAGCAAGCTGTGGTGTGGAGAAAAACTGCGTTATAGAGAGCTTAGATAGCGCAAGTATCTATCAAATTCCACTTTCATTTTTAAAGCAAGACATACTAACTCCAATCGCTGAAAATTTAGGCTTTAATGAGCTAAAACCAGACATGGCAAAGTGGGATAGCCTAGTAAAAAGAATAATCGCTCCAACAAATGAAACTACAATAGCATTTGTAGGTAAATACATCGATCTAAAAGAGAGCTACAAGAGCCTAACTGAGGGCATTATCCATGCTGGAGCAAATTTGGATGCTAGGGTAAATTTACGCTGGATAGATAGCGAAAAGATAGAAGAGAACAATGTAAATGAGCTTTTAAAAGACGTTGATGGCATCTTGGTCGCTGGCGGCTTTGGCGAAAGGGGCGTTTTAGGCAAAATGCAGGCTATAAAATTTGCTCGTGAAAATAAGATCCCTTATCTTGGAATTTGCCTTGGTATGCAGCTAGCACTCATTGAGTTTGCAAGGGATGTTTTAGGCTTAGAAGATGCAAATTCTATGGAATTTGACAAAGAGTGCAAAAATCCTATCATCTATCTAATCGATAGCTTTATCGACGCTCACGGCAAAAAACAGATAAGAACGCACACAAGCCCACTTGGCGGCACGATGAGGCTTGGAGCATATAACTGCGACATCAAACCAAAGACGCTTCTAGCTGAAATTTATGGCAATGCAAAGAGTGTAAAAGAGCGTCACCGCCACCGCTACGAGGCAAATCCAAAATATAAAGAAATTTTTGAGAAAAATGGTCTTTTGGTAAGCGGTGAGAGCGATGGACTGATAGAGGCTATCGAGCTAAAAGGCCATCCGTGGTTTGTGGGCGTGCAGTGTCATCCTGAGTTTACTAGCCGTCTAACTAAACCAAATCCTGTGATATTAGGCTTTATAAAGGCAAGTTTAGAAAACGTCAAATCTTAA
- a CDS encoding DUF4492 domain-containing protein, protein MIKNYLNIIASLYIEGFKNMKIGKKLWLLIIIKLIIMFGILKVFIFDETLNTKFQTDEEKSEFVIRNLIKE, encoded by the coding sequence ATGATAAAAAACTACTTAAACATCATTGCCTCTTTATATATAGAGGGCTTTAAAAACATGAAAATAGGCAAGAAATTATGGCTTCTCATAATAATAAAGCTTATCATTATGTTTGGAATTTTAAAGGTCTTTATCTTTGACGAGACTCTTAATACCAAATTTCAAACCGACGAAGAAAAAAGCGAATTTGTAATTCGTAATTTAATAAAGGAATAA